From the Cherax quadricarinatus isolate ZL_2023a chromosome 22, ASM3850222v1, whole genome shotgun sequence genome, one window contains:
- the LOC128689715 gene encoding uncharacterized protein, with protein sequence MIHRRLLALVSALVFMGVCASASEPGASPWQALNPALTDTNPYKETEADTTQETFEPTHLEANATSELTPEEEFLVSNIPINLPFKMEKKQLAVAMKLLKEAVKPIIKNKALHQTVAYIDSLLGAYREDLELQMYMTLLLDSFQDMFEGKEAVQFHKVLRGFFTEISDEATARTIDDMWRSTMDLVSDPFRDYFVRPVNNYLVAPISNAVSGFADRIGRWMGSRKHYVNVKYPESYSRWSEAMSTYANRLSDWTSQARQGIELAARMLEAQDQARGCAAAPCDFSAASSSEPEVYE encoded by the exons AGGAGACTGCTGGCGCTAGTAAGCGCCCTAGTGTTCATGGGCGTGTGCGCGTCGGCCTCAGAACCGGGCGCAAGCCCCTGGCAGGCCCTCAACCCCGCACTAACTGACACAAACCCCTACAAAGAAACAGAAGCCGATACAACACAGGAGACCTTCGAGCCAACCCACCTCGAGGCCAACGCCACCAGCGAACTGACTCCCGAAGAAGAGTTCCTAGTGTCCAATATACCCATTAACCTGCCCTTCAAGATGGAAAAGAAGCAGTTGGCTGTAGCCATGAAGCTTCTGAAGGAGGCGGTGAAGCCCATTATCAAGAACAAGGCGCTTCATCAGACTGTGGCTTACATAGACAGTCTGCTGGGAGCGTACAGAGAAGACCTTGAGTTACAGATGTACATGACGCTCCTCCTTGACTCCTTCCAGGATATGTTCGAGGGCAAGGAAGCAGTCCAGTTCCACAAGGTGCTGAGAGGCTTCTTCACCGAGATCAGTGACGAG GCAACAGCTCGGACTATCGACGACATGTGGAGGTCGACGATGGACCTCGTCTCCGATCCTTTCAGAGATTACTTCGTGCGTCCCGTCAACAACTACCTCGTAGCACCCATCAGCAACGCCGTCAGTGGCTTTGCTGATCGCATCGGCAGGTGGATGGGCAGCCGCAAACATTACGTGAACGTCAAGTACCCTGAGTCTTACTCCAG GTGGAGTGAAGCGATGAGCACCTACGCCAACCGGTTGTCTGACTGGACCAGCCAGGCTCGACAGGGAATTGAATTGGCTGCCAGGATGCTGGAAGCACAGGACCAGGCCCGCGGCTGTGCTGCTGCACCCTGTGACTTCAGCGCCGCCTCCTCTTCCGAACCAGAAGTTTACGAG